The DNA segment atttaattaaaactaaaataagtatTGCTGATGATTGTTGACCGATATTAAGATCACTATTTAGTGAGTTTTCAGGTCTGAATGATAGCGGATcatcattttaaagaaaattatttgtgcaaaaccagggttattatagttaactgaaaCTTGATTTTCAACTTAACATCCTCATGTATGCATCAACGAGCAATTACTATCTTTATGTCTCTATGAACATCCTGTTAATCTTCCTGTTCCTCAAGTTACAATTAATAAAGTGTAATTATATGCATGACTGAGACTTGTGATCAAATAACAGCTTTACACACTGCAAAGCAAATATTAATCAATACCTCAATGCATATGCATCATCATTAGTAGTATAGGAATCTATTTTAATAAATCTAAAACAGATTTTCAAGCACAAACAGACTCACAGTGTGTTGAGGAACAGctcgtcagtgtgtgtgtgtgtgtgtgtgtgtgtgtgttgttcaagCCTGTCTataaatctatttatatatactgtataatctgATTCCTGCTGCTCTAAACGCTCTGTTTCTTCAGGATCCTGATCTGGAAGCACCAGGGAGCCGAAGAAACCACATAAGATCCTCTAGTGAGAAGATCCTCTGTCATATCACACTGATTATAACCGAATCCACACAGATTCTGCTCATTTCCACACGTCTGTGTCCGAGAAACAGCATCTTAAATTAGACTTGAAGCTCATTCCCACAGCGCCACGATAAAAATACATCAGCTCTTCACTCTCAACACAAGGGAGTTCACTTGCTTTGCTGGACAGctgcttttcatttttaataaatggtttgtttaattataaatatatagagAGGTCTCTTTTGCTTAtgaaggctgcatatatttggaaaaaaatattatagtttaaaataaccattttctatgccagtatattttaaaatgtaatttattcttctaatgcaaagctgaatttgcagcctcattactccagtcttcagagatcttcagaaatcattctaatatgctgatttattatcaaggTTGGAAACAgcttttgctgcttcatatttatgTGGAAagcatgatacattttatttttcaggattctttgatgaagaaaacgttcaaatgaacagcatttatccaAAAAGGAAATCTTCACTATCACTTTTTTCAATgctgaataaacattttaatttctttcaaaaaaaagaaggaaaaaaaggactgaccccaagcttttgaacggTATAGTTTATTGTtacaaatgatttatattttgtataaatgttgttattttgaactttttattcataaaagaatcctgaaaacatgaagcgacaaaaactgtttttaacatcgataataaatcatcatattttcatgatttctgaagatcatgtgacactgaagactggaggaatgatgctgaaaatacagtggagcatcacagaaataaattacactttaacagatattaaaatattttatatattgttttacattttgcacAATAtatagccttgatgagcagaagagactttaaaaacataaaaaaatctttctgatccCCAAATTTTTAACAtcagtataattatatatatacatgtgtgtgtgtgtgtgtgtgtgtgtgttgaattaaATAAAGagcttatttaaaaattaaaagctTTCCAGTAAAGCAAATGAACTAAAAAATTGTACAGTAAAATATCAAGTCAACATGAAGTCATTAACAGACTTTATTtcctttaatatattataaatgaattaatcagtgcatgttattctcattttcatttcatttagatttaaaaacattgtaaaacatCCCaaggttgaccaaagtgctgtacagagaCAATATGATCGATAAATAAAACAGACTTGGCACATATCATAAAGGAAAAggtgttaaaatattaaatcaatataaaaatatttagtcaTTGTATTAGGCTGTAAATTCTCACTTCAGATAATTAATAAGacaatgtcattttttaatatttattatgagctTTTAAAATGTGTGACCTACAGTACTTAAATGTACAGTATCTGTCACGCCGTGTGAATCTGGCGTGTTTTGGTCCTGTTGTATAAAGTGTGTCTGCTGTACATTTACTGGAggtagtgttgtgtttgttttctgttttatcttttaaatcatagatttttaaaaaacactttctCTCTGTAACTCTATTTACTCTCATACTGAAAGTGCATAGACGTGTTTGCATATGAAGTGTATCTTCAAGCCTTTCACTGCAGTCAGAATTCACAGTATTTTCCCAAAATCcactgaaatattaatattaatatctctGCATCTTCTGCGGATCCTGGAAGCCTCTTCATCGACTCTTAGCAGTCCGTTATCCTGTCCATCCCTAATAAGTGAGTGATTTAACACTCTACACTGATAATAGAGGAGACTGAGAAATGCTTAACACACAAATATTGGTCGCAATAGTATGCATTCTTAACtagacatatataaatataaaacgatCTAGTTAAAATGGACTATATCAACCAGTATTAGTGTATGATAAGCATACatatgaacatttttatttaaattaatagttcacccaaaaatgagcatTTGCTGAATATGTCCTCACTCTCAGGTGATCCCAGATCAGGATGagattcttcatcagatttggagaaatgtagcattgcattacagtgaatgggtgccgtcagaatgagagtctgataaaaacatcacaataatccacagcactccagtccgtcagttaacatctggagaagacaaaagatgaaacacatccataatcgagtctataatccataataacgcttccttcaGCGAAAaggtgttctggtctgaatcaggagagaaatctgcacagatcaagcagcgtttaaacagagacaacaggagatgcactttttcactggaggaagtgttattatggattatttgagttaaaacatcttaatgctggatgtgtttcatcttttgtcttctccagatgttcactgatggactggagagctgtggattattgtgatgtttttatcagactctcattctgacggcacccattcactgcagagcatccattgatgagacactgatgcaatgctacatttctccaaacctgatgaagaaacaaactcatcgtaatctcagatgaactgagagtgaggacatattcagcaaattttaattaaGACAAGAAAATCAAGTTTACTGTTGCATAAGCTCCGCCTACAAtcaaatctcattggtccaaattCCAGCTCCACATTACTGTAGGCATTCCTTCATGTTGTCGCTTTCAGTGTGGAGAGACACATCCCTCGTGGCCTGTCAGGACGCGGTGTCGTGATCGTTCATCATGTTTGCTCAGAGCAGCACACATCGTCTGTGTTTCCTCTTCCTCTGCAGGTCCAGGTCCAGGAGCAGAGCCAGGAAGTTCCTGTTGGGATAGATGGCTCGTTTCTGGATGGTGAGCCGTATGGCCGCGTGCAGAGGCATGTTGTGATAGAGCATCAGGTACGCCAGCACCAGCGACGAGGAGCGGCTCATTCCCATGATGCAGTGCACCAGAACTTTTCCTATAAGGAGGAAAGCAGAGATCTGGTTTCAAACAGACTTTATGATTTTAATAGAAGACAGAAGCCTCTCGTTCTGGACTGTTCCTCGCTGGTAAAAATAACACCCACAATTCATTGCAATGATTCATTTGATGGCTTTGAGCTCACTGCTATTAATACAGCAGACACTGCAGAGAAGTCCAACAACACGACCTTCAGCGAGTAAAACACTTCAGCCAAAGGCGGCTGTGTTTAattgatcgaaaatacagtaaaaatgtgaaatattattattattcaaaatagcTGTGAATATCTATTAAactctaatttatttctgtgatgctccgctgtattatcagcatcattcctccagtcttcagtgtcacatgatcttcagaaatcatgaaaatatgatgatttactgctcgagaaacatttctgattatcatcagtgttgaacacagttgtgccgcacgatatttctgtggaaactgtgatgcattttatttttcaggattcacagatgaccagaaagctcaaaagaacagcgtttatttgaaatagaaatcttttgtaacattataaacatctttactgtcacttttgatcaatttaatgcatccttgttgtataaaagtataaatgactttaaagaaaaaacattctgAGGGCAGTGTGTAAAGTGCAAATTTATCTTGAACTAACATGTCTTGATATCTTCActagaaaacaacacaaaactaaatcatatttttttttatataattatttgataTTGTATGATTGCAGAATGCTTAAATTGCTATTTGGCTATTGCTTAACACAGAGTATGACCTACACCATGTCACCTGAAAATAAAAGTCTTTACAGAGCAAGAGCAATCACATTTTTGTGGAAGATTAAAgactttgtatttttaatatcGTGCACTGGTTAATCATACACAGTAGGTCCAGGAGCATGCTCAGAAAGGGCTCAAGACTCTACTAGTGAATTCTTCAGTGATTTGAAGCGATCTCTTACCGTCAGGAGTGTGAAGGGCTTTATGAATGAATTCTGCTGCTGGTTTGAAGTAAACGTCCAGATCGAAGTATGTGGAGTCTTCAGCGGGGATCCCACAGTACACTAAACTAGTGCCGTAGTAGTTCTGGTCCCCGATGCTTCCACTCTTGCTGTGAGCGGCGTTCAGAATGTGAGTGATGCCCAGTTTCTGCAGGGCGCTTCGGTTCTGTGCTATTCCTCTGATGGGACAATTATAAATGCATCATCAGAAGACGATTAGAAACGAGAGGAGATTAAAACTGCAACCTGTATGGTCAAAAATCAGAGTCAAAATTGACCaggtttactttttttaaagacgAGTTCACCTAAATTTCACCTTCATTCtagtcagtgttattttagtatcactgaaatAATATcaataagtttttataatttttttttgcattttaactaaattttaaatttttgttattttttattttatattatgaatttatatatatatatatattaatttaaaaagtctTTGATTCGGTTTAAAGTTAtttcagaaaaacagaaaaatgagAAATACTTggcaatataataaaataataatttgatttatttcatttagtcattattatttaaaaaaaatgaatcaaataaataaaaaataaaacgttcttaaagaaatcatatttaaaaattatttaaatgttgtaatattttattttatttcattttatgtttatttcaaatcatgttttatttatggctttagttttagttttaactaCAATAACCCTGATTCTAGTTTAAAGCATCCAGTTTTCACCGTCCAATCAGTTGCTTATGTGTTAAATCTTCTGCCTCATCTAGTCTTATTGAATATCATATTTCACTTGGTAATGCATCAGTTTATTGaagtaaaatgttttgtgaacatCTAGTTTAAAGTTGTCTGATGATCTCAGTGTTTAGATCACTGCTTTAATAAGCCAAAACAGTAGAAATATGACTTCTAGCTGTCAAAGCCATCAGTCCAGCAGCTTGTATACTCACACGTTCCCGATGTACAGGTTTGGCCAGACCTCATCGATTTGGTGCAAGTTTAATTTACACGAGTCCAGAACTTTCTCCAGGTCCTTGACTGACAGATACTCTTTGCTGTTAAGTGTACGGGCCATCGCTTTTTTCCTGAATTACCCTCCAAAAGATGAAGAGAGTGTGTTTATAATGATCCGGAGCTCTTGACTCGTGATCCCACACAACAGCTGTTACCCACCTCAGTGCTTTAGTGAGCAGATAGTCTTACTGACGGAGACATGAtgtccacacacactcactcacacacgaaCACACCGTACACAGGCAGATCTGATCTGGAGACCTTTTCTGTCTTATAATGgtatgtcaagctccaaaaaggcatttaaaaaaaaatgtattttcactTTTGCATTCTGATTCAGAAACTGTTGCACTGGAAATCAAGCAGCTCTGCCGATTGCAAGATcttaaacaataaaattattgTTGTTACAATATGCAAATGAATAACATAAAGATTTACAGAAATTAAGATTCTCTTGTTATTTTCCACAGATAAAATTACAGCACACAGTGTGGAATGACCCGAGCGTGAGTAATTGACAGAATTGTATATTTTTTGGAAGAATTATTCTTGAGTGAAATgtagaaatattagaaatatcATTCTAAAAATGTTGGTAATGGCAGTAAAagggatttttttatatataatgaaaaaataaaaacacctgtAGGCAAATGTAACAAAACACACCAACATATAACACGCCATGAAGCTCAGCAGCGGCGGTGTAGTTCCACTGTTGGCCACCGGATGTCGCTGCACGCACGGCAGCGGAAGTGACCTCACGTGCAGTGTTTACACACTCTTTCACAGCTGATAGAGAGACTGTGCTCTTGTAGCTGTGTCAGGACGCGATGATTAACCACAGATGCCCCAAGAGAGGGACATTCAGGAGATCCTTCGAGCCAAGAATCTGATGTTTAACGTGAGTGAAGCGCAGCATGAAAACACACTCTCATGCATCTGAAAAATCACACTAATATCAGTGATGAATTCAAATTCAGCTTCATTCTTTgttttattctcttttttattGCTGTTGATGAGTGGGAAAGAGAGATGTTAATCATTTGGTGTCCgttcatttgcatatttatacCGGCACACTGCATATTTAccccatttattaatttttaacattttgtgtcATGATTATACAGACCCTAATTTAATAATCTTGGTCAGCTtcggttatatatataaaaaagaagaagcacagaactgttttcaaatatttttttccgCGGAAAAATCTAGTTAATTTAACCTGGCTTAACAACATTTAGTATAAAATGCTTTCTAGgtaagctcactaggttttgtttGTTGAAAGGGTGTAACGTTAATCGTTCCTGTTCGGCAAGTACAGGGTCCTTTTCCTTATCAACAGTCTTCTCTGTATCTATTGATTAAAGTCCTCAGTGTAAAGAGCTGAGAGATATGCTTTATTAACAGGCTCATATTACTGTTACTGCAGAGTTGTGTGTAACACGTTACGCCGTAACTGTTGTGAGAAATATATGCGTTTGTAACAAGTGTCTTATTGGTTATTACATATGTGTAGCCTATAAGTGTTCAGTAAAATATATCTAAGAAGAACCGATGTGCAAGTCTCGCGTGGTTTCTGACAAATGTAACGTTACACGCGTTACACCGTAACTCCTTACTGTATTCTTATGACTTTTCTTGGTAAtgtaatgcattgcattttaatttaaataatttgattaaagttactaatcaaaataaaattacgTTACAAATGCAgtgttaagaaaaaaatattaaataaaattcattttaaaatcatgtcAGTATGCCCTTGAGTCGTACAACATTTAGAACCATAACCCTAacgataaaaaacatttaaagttgtTTTCGTTGTTATCAGGAAAAGTTGctgtttcatttttatgtaatttttaagtcaattttaaattacagaaataaCGGAGTTATTTCGCTTTGCCCGCGAGAGGGCGTGGTTAACGGTGGGCGTGGTCACAactgtgaaagtgacatacatccaagtatgttgacccatactcagaattcgtgctctcaTTTTAAGCCACCCAACCCAAGTCAaagtctctaaccactaggccacgacttccccaaactgattattttaattattttgatgcgcaaaactacatattttaaaattcGACTTTGTTTGAGTGAATTATTAGCTTGACTTATTAGTCTTAACTGCAAGGATGCTTTATAATTAGACTTTATCATTTATTATCAGCCTGTTTTCACCATGAAAAAGAACAACTAAATTCAAACTTttattcagaattgcgagatataaactcagaattatggcTTTTTTtgctcacaattttgagtttacattTGAAATTTTTGTTTCCCCCTcagaatatcataaaaaagtaaaaatgtacaaCTCTGACTTATTTTCTTGctattgcaagtttatatctcgcaattcagacttttgTTCCCagaaaatcatgtttatatctcgcaatcgCAATCCTGACTCTTTTAGTTGCAGTTAACTTTTTTTATGCACTATTTTCCTGGAGCCATTCATGAACAAAAATTATATGAACTACTTTTATGTTACATTTCTAAATTCCTTTCCGATATTcggtcaaataaatgtttttgtctaatgggactgaaaaaaaataatgcttattaTCAGCCACTTGACCGGTTCTAGAATGTGGAACAAAACAACATCAGTGACCGCTGCTTTAGTGACTACATTTCAGTGAAGGTCATTTTCTGACGTTTAAATATGATGATTACTAtctacataattatttttaaaaatatgcaaAGTCTGATACAGACATGCACATGTTCAGACGTGATTTCACTTGCATCTCATGTCATCTTATCACTGTATTGCATGagttaaatg comes from the Carassius carassius chromosome 39, fCarCar2.1, whole genome shotgun sequence genome and includes:
- the LOC132121726 gene encoding dual specificity protein phosphatase 13-like, which translates into the protein MARTLNSKEYLSVKDLEKVLDSCKLNLHQIDEVWPNLYIGNVGIAQNRSALQKLGITHILNAAHSKSGSIGDQNYYGTSLVYCGIPAEDSTYFDLDVYFKPAAEFIHKALHTPDGKVLVHCIMGMSRSSSLVLAYLMLYHNMPLHAAIRLTIQKRAIYPNRNFLALLLDLDLQRKRKHRRCVLL